The segment CCTCGAAACGAAACTATTTCGATGTAACTTTAGACATACTAACGTTACTTTTTAGGCAGTGTTTGCGAATCGTTTTTCAATTGATTTTTCAGTCACCCACATTGACGATAATGTGGACCACAATGTCTCCGTGTCTCGTGTCTTGTCCTCTGTATGACTGTGTATTTGTGTGCACGTGTATCTGTGTCTGTCCTCGCATGGTGTCGGATATTTACAAGTATGTACGTCGTTCGTAAGcttttttttcttctaattTACACAAAAAACGCAAACTAAAATTAACTACAGCGCACGCTGTCGCGCATCGTTCGATTTCTTTTACTCGCAGCGTTCCTTTCGCGAGGATTCTTCTTATGATACAGAACGTAGTACCCTTCGAGTGTAAAGTTAGTGCCTTGGCAGGATCAGACTTTCACGAACCGACTGCCTGTTCCCTTCTGCTTCTTTTACCGAATCGGATAAACCAGTCTTATTAAGGTCTTTGGTGATCTGGCGTTGACTTTAATATATCCGGTTGCGTTGGAAGACAGCTCGAACCTGATTCAAGTATTACTTCATTAACAAATAGAAATAATTGTAAGGAGGTCGGTGTAGGTGTATTTTTACAAACCAGTGGTAGGTCTGAGAGTGGACTTGATCGATCTGTGAGACCCGTTGCGGGTCAACGTGTTCATTTGCGGCGTTCCGGGCAAAGCATGTCCCAAAGCGTTCATGTAGTCGGCAATCAACAACGTTATTTCCAAAATCTGTAGAAATATAAAAAGGTATTAGCAGATTTTTATAGTGCAAGGgtttaatattcgaaaagggaacagAGATTAATGTACCTTAGGCTTTGAAAGGGCGAATAACAGCTTCTGTTCAGCAGCCCCTTCGTCGGGGCAGGCAACAAGCATGAAGTCATCTAAACACCCACCGAACGTAACTATATTAGCGTAATTGTAACGGCACATGACCGCCATCGTTTGCAATTCTAGCAACGTTACACTGTCCTCGGAAACAGCTATCCACACGGTCATCGGTTCGGCTTGCTTCAACTGCGGAAACAAATCAATTTATTCGACATCAGATTTTAGAATTTCTAAAAACCTTTGGAAAATTCAGTCTCTCTTTTTCGCTCACCTTTGCTTGATAAAGTGTAGCTCCAAAGAAAGGCCACTTTCTGGTGCAAGTCAAATATATACGAACACAGTCTAATACGCTACGACCTTTCAAGCCGACCCACTTTTCTTGCAGTCTTTCTTGCAGTTCCCTGTACAATAAAATCAGTCCCCATAGAAAGATACACATAGCAACATCCTTCTCTTGATTATATGTATACTTGCCTCAACTGATCGGCAGTGATGTTTGTTCGGTATCGAACCGGGTAGAATTTGTCCAGAGCCTGGAGAACCAGATGATGAGGATTGCTTCCGGGACCACTCCCTCGAGCCTTGTCGTTGTTATACTCGCCAAAATCGATCTGGAAAATTTTGTAGATGATATTGTCTCGTTTCAACGATCTCGAACCTGTTTTAGATGCGATGAAAAAATACCTGAGCCATTAGAGAAGCTAGTTCGAAAGCGAGCTCCCGGTTCACCGGAAACTTGCCCTGCACCACCTGCTGGTTCACCTGGTAGCACAGAAGAAGCCTCTCCCTGTCGGTCTCCATCTTAGCCGCCTGACGCCAGTAACACCTTGATTTGTATGTTAATTGCACTAGCCTGGTGTTCTCGAATTTCCCTGAACCCTTCTCCCTTAAAGCAGTCTCCCATTTCGAGATTATATCGCAGAGCTGCAACACAGACAATCAACAAATTAATGTCTAACATCATTAGATTCGATTTTTCCTATAGATCTTTGTCTTAAATgaataaatccgcagtctagttacgaaTCTTTCATCGAATACCTTCGCCTGGAGATCGATAAAATGCTCCAAGTCCTTCTCGATCGGGTCGTCGCTGAACAACGTGAAACCAGACTGGTGAACGTCTCGACAGCCGATCTCCTGGTTCAAGGTGTTCAGGAACTCTTCTATCGTGGTGCTGCCGTCGAAGCCGACGACCTGGTAGGTTCCGTTTAAAAAATGAACGGGTATCGAGTGCGGCAGGGAGTGATGGTAAGGGTTCTTCATCAGGATCGACAGGACCTCCATCCTGGAGGGTTTCACCTCCCTGCCACCGTTCTGCAGAGTCCTTTCCAGCGCTCTTTCGCAGTACGCTGCGTACTTGCCACATTCCGTCCTACATAATCAACAAAAAAGAGAAACAGTTCAAGAGAAGTCCCATTAATCTGCTTCTGAAAAAAGCCGAGAATCATTCGTTTAGTAACTTTATACAGAGTGGAGCATTTAGAACAATTGTGGGTAATAACGACGGGAAGAAAACATGAAAGTCGTTCGAGATCATTCAAGAATGTGTATTAAATGCTCCACGCTGTGGAGGTTCTTAGCTGCGAGAAATGTATTCTTGTTAATTGCTGGCGGAGTGAAGGGGTTGACGAGGGTGAAGCGATACTCACTTGGTGTCGGCGTTCCTCTGCAGGTGTAGTTTCAGGTACCAGAGTAGTCGATTGTTCCTTGGTAGGAATAGCGAAACGGCGAGGGCTAGCAGCTGCCACCCCTGGATAAGAACGTACTGGGCGGGGTTAGTTTTGCAGTCCAGAATCGTAGACGTAGAATGGCCCTGCGTGAGCGGAGGACTGTGAGAAGTGGAGGCCGTCGATTGCGCGTCCGCATTTTCACCGCTGCCATTTGCCGCGGGACTTTGCGTATCGCAGGTGAACAGCGATTGCGTGGCGCAGAGGAGGAGCTGCTGCAATGGTATGCTGGCATACTACTACGTTCCCTGGATCGAACCAGACCTAATCTACTACGTTCTTTTTCTCAATTGACCACCGCGACGACTGTcctcgtatatatatatattatatgtatatgtataattgtttatatatatatatatacaaatatatctcgtatctttctctctttctctctctctctctttcgtatCTTCGTTAAAAATCGTCACACACCTCTCTCACCAGAGGTCTTCGCGGAATTCGGAATCAATGTAATTCAGAATTAATCATCCTCTCTCGTTCATTCAACAAAGGGAGGGAATCAAATATACTTTTCTTTTTCCTCGACTATTGAGACACTCGTGAACGTCATACACGTCTGTTAGTAATGTAAAGCAATCGAAATCGGACCGTTAAACGCATCAACTCTCCATGTTGTGTTAATCACAGAAAAAAAAACTGAAAACGCATGGACCGTCAATAATTCGAATGAATTAAGAACAATGTGGATGAGAGAAGCGTTGTTTGATTTCTCGGCTCTTCGTCTTCGTGCGAGATCTAGCTCGATGGCTGTTTCCCGAAAGCGTTTCGTTCGATGATCGTGCATTTGGTGAAAAACGATCCCCAGCGAACGAAACGCGTTCTTTGCTTTTGATTGAGCTTTTCTCAGATCGTTGTCCCGAATGCTCCATACATATCGTTCAAAGATAATGCGGCTCCGCATTATCGGAGACGGTTCGTGGAGACTCGTACACGATTATGATTTGTTttgtgttcacgacggacgtgTTCGAATCGGCAAGGATTCTAGAGGTTCCGTAGTTTCCTTAATTAGACCGTCTTATGAGACCGGCATGATCAAAACGACTAAGTTCTCTAAGCAGCATTCAAAACAGATAATATCGTAATCAGCTATTTAGCAAAAAAACGTTACGGAAACAGAAAGAAAAAATCAATCTATAAAAAGATGTTTATCTGTGTGTGGTTTTTTTATGTACACCAACATACCATTCTGCAAGTGTGTGTGCCGCAGAACGTATTTTGACAAAGGCAACCGGGATATAAATATACATGTACAGTGCATACTAGTCGAATTATCTGTTCGTACCGGATCGCAAAAAACCGGGCGAGTGACCGCGTGATCGATGCATCGATGAGTGATCGATGAATGGATGCTTTGCAGAGCGATTTTGTTAATTGGTTTACTCGATATCGTAAGAGGAAATGAATTGTCGAAATATGTTCGGCTCACATGATAGGGTGGTCATCAGGGTATAGGTGATCGggtattcatgtataaatattaaaacgtACGCAATTAAATCGAAAATCAACGAAAAAAAGAagtagaaaaaataaaagattaaAGAAAGTAAAAGAAACAGAAGAGAACGTTGTAAGAAAACTGAAACGTAAAAAtatagagaaagaagaaaactgAACGTTCGACGTTCCGCCTATATGAACAGAACCAACGAAGAATTGGAAGAAACGGCATGCGATTTGTCAAGAGTAGCCTAGGAAGAGCACACGTAAAGCAgcaaatgaaaatgaaatgtgAATGAATGTTAAAACtaaaaaattctttctcatttgttAAAAGGACTTCGTCAAGTATTATGGTTTTCGTACGGACCAACGGACGAACGACAAGTGGTTGTATTAATTAGTTAGTCTCCTCGAGAATACAGACAAAACAACAGAGAAAAATAGACGAAACCAAACAGTTCACCGTTCTACGTCAATAAGATTATCCGCGTATAATACTTGACTAAGCGTACACCCGATGTACCATTTCTTCGACACAGAATCAACGAACGCGATCATTCGACTTCAATGTCATTGCAATAGTGTTCCAAATACACGAAATCTCGAAACGGTGTACCCTTGCAACAGTGTTCGCCAAAGTGACCCCTATTTATATTTAATGTTTGATGAACAGTTGAAATTAACAGCGGGCCAATTCGGCGCAACAATCAGATCAAGAATGATAAAAATAAGTAGTTAATATCATTTGAAACTATATATACCCCCTTCTTTAGCCAGCTAGGGTGAACGAGTTTGATAAACACTGACAGGCTACACGGGCTCGAGGTAATGTTTtctgtttctcgataatgcgcaTCGACCGTTGGTTGCGAAAATGGTACAGGGTTCAGAgtgtttgttaaacaataagcAGGACTTACAACGCGCGCAGTACCCAGCGACACAAGTCTGGCGGCCTTTTTTACCTGTACGCCCAAACGGTGTTGCGTGTGACGACTTGTCTGCTTTACCAATGCACAGATGAATTCAGATTGTAGCTCAGGCTGGTCTAAGCATTGCTGCAACGCATTTTGCGCTAGTACCACATGGTAGTCTATGCCCGCTTGCTCCACGGCCACCGACATGAACAATTGACATGCCTGCGAAAATAATAACCCATCAATCACTTGCAAACAAACATAAACACTAGCCCTTGGATGACATTGAGAACATTTCGAAACAATAAAAAGTAGTAACCAAGTTACTAGTGTTGATTTAACCAGGATATTATCTACGTACACAATGTGTACAGTCTTCCAAGAGTTAAATAGTACAAGGACACATAATAACCTTGAACAGCTTGATAGCCTCGGATTGCAAGGCCTCGGACGTCAAGCTGGTCAGTGGGCTAGTGATGTTTTCTTTGGTGTGGAGCAGCAACGGGTGTCTCCAAAGAACGCAACTAGGATCTCCGTCGGTTTCCATCAGTCTTTGCACCAGTTGCTCGTACTGAGTCCCGGCGCTGGGCCCGCCTCCGGAGACCACCGTCAAGTGGTACAACCAATTATCTTTGTCTTGTTTATGTGGCATCAGCAAGTAGGTTGGGCCTTGGTGGGTGGGGAAGATGCCGATCGTTCTCTCGTGAGGACACTCGGCGTCCCTTTCCTCGCTATCGCTGTCGGACACATGCTCGACCTCCTCCACCCTCGCGTCCCTCATGTTTATTTGTCCAATAGGattctaataaaaaaaaagaaaacataaaactaAACAAAGTGGGCAATTTAACAGCGTGAAGGTTCTAAAGAGTAGAACACTTACCGTATCGTTAGGGCACTTAAAGTAAAGGAACATTTTTCCAATGAGGACGCACCAGCACTTCTTCGCGTGCCCGTTCTTCACCTTGGTCAGCCAGCCCTGTATCGTCGGCTTGTTGTCCTCTTTGCTGAGCAGGAGTTTCGTCGCGTTCCGCCTCTGTACATTCTGCAGAACCCTGATCCAGTCTTCCATCGTCGCTATGCAATCCGCAGTTAGGTAGTAGGTCTTCTTTCCCGTGGCTATCTCAAACGTTGCGGCGCCTTCTGCCCTGTTTATCCTATTGAGGAAACCAGAATACATTGTAAATTCGCTCGTCAAAGTGATAGAAAATGCTAGACGATTGATCGGAGATTACCTGCACACTTCGTCCAGCACGATCTGGCCCTGAGGTTTCCTGTTCACGTCGTTCTGACTCTTCCAATAAGTTAGCACCCCGTTCTTCAAGACGAACCACCTCTTCCGCCACGTTTTCAGCTTTCCACCGAGCTTCGCCAGGTGGCCGGTCTTCTCCAACGATTCTTGCCTTTTCGGGCTCTCACCGGAAACGCGCATTAGGAGACTGGGCATGCTGGACTCCAGAGAAGTTGAGCTCAAAGCGTCCGGGGGTATCGCGTAGTCCTCGGATAAACCAGATTCCAGAGAAGTGTCTGCAAATATTATTATGAATGTGAGACAGTGCAATTCAAACTTTCACAGTCTAGGCAGAACAAGTTTCTAATGTTGCGACTTTGCCTATTTGTGCGACATTAAATTTCTCAGGGTGATTCTATTGAAATTTGTCGAACAACAGAAATTAATgaataggctctttttcgaagACTCACCACGCTTCACGCTTTTGCTAGGCGACCCACTAGAGCTCCTCTTGGCAGGACTCAGACTGCTAGTCGTCTTAACGCTCTTCGATGGACTGCTACCACTGCCAAGTGACGAGTCCGTGTTATCCGAGGAACTGTTGGTAATTCTGGTGTTGGTCTCGGTCTGGTTCGGATGGTCCTCACCATCCGAACTGTCATCGGAACTATCGCCAAAGGGCATCGACCTGATCTGACTGGCTCGTCCTACAATACACAAATATATCATTAGTACTCTGTGAAAGAGATCGATTTCGAAGAAGAGGAACCTACCCTTGACCGTCGCGTAGACTGGAACCGAAATATCGCAGTAGCCTTGGGAATTGTGCGCAGTCAAGTTGTGTCCTGTTGCCTGGGAATGTTTCGACGAGCTGGTCGTGTTGGTCATCGTGGAAGGCGCGGATTCCTCGTTGGTCGGTGGACCGATGCCAAGCCCGCCATCGGCTACCTACGGAATCAGCGAGCGCCCGGTTTCTTTCGTTACAAATTGCAACAACTTGGCCCGCGCGCTTAGACGCGTCCCTCTTTCGCTTTGGAATCCGCGGCTAATCTATTCCTTCCTTCGGGAACGCGACAACAGGTGTGACTCAACGTCCCGTAGGCTAAATTCTCCAAGAGATCGCTGCTAGTTTCTCTGCGGTATTTGCTACTCAACGGGACCAGTCGCGAGGATATACAGGTTTTTcactccaaattcactcttttgcaaatcaatttcacccttttgcaaatcaatttcactcttttccaaatcaatttcaatcttTTGTCGATAACCTATAATACAGTCATGCTTCGATAGTTGTCGCGTTCTGTTCCCATTATTTTTTcatctttttcttattttttcacTATCTCGTGATCCAATACTGATTTCTCAACacggttttatattttgttcTCGGAGCTCTCAGACTTTCTACCGTCAAACGAGTGAATCTATACCCGCACGGAGTTCTGTGAGAatgtttctactaatttttaCCTGGTAGATCTTCGCCTCCCAGCTTGGAAACCGGTGCAACGGCGGCGTAGGTGGTCGAGGTCCCTGCGCGCTTTGCGTCCAGTTCATGCCCTCCCTGCTCGGCGTATAGATCTCGGCATAATCGTGAACAGCCTCGGAACTGCCGCTGTCTCTGCTGGTCTCCGAGACTCCAGGGATATTCGGGAGCATCACCAAATTTTCGACAGCCGCGGCGAGCTCCTCGGACAGGAGGCTGTGGCGGAGAACGAACGGCAAGCATAAAGCACAGGACTAATTGCAATCAGCGGTGTTGCGATTTTTGCGCATGGATCGAAATGAACAAGCACCTTTCCTTTTTACAAAGAAACATTCTTATTATTATCAAGTCTCTATAATGGAATTATAGAGGCTTATAATCAtgtgtaatcattagactgcggatctttatacaaaatagaaattctCTGCACCGTTTACAAGAAACAAGAGCTTTCTTCGTTCATTAAAAAGCTATTGATATTCTTCAATTTATTCGATATGtatactgtttgaaattgttACCGTCTCATTCTTCtgataaatccataaaatccgccgtctagtgATTATACTGACACACATATGTATAGAGTGAGAGTACGAAACTGCCTGAGAACGTGCAATCGATTTCGATCCGCAGTCGCAACGACATCGTCGACGATTGAGAGACAATGGAGAGGTGTGTacccgggttgacagatccccGCAGGAAGTCTCAGGACGTTACAGGGTACCACAGTTTCGAGAGTCGGGCGCCGCTATCACGTCGTGAGACCTCCCAAGGAGAATCGAAATACATTTTACGAGAGGGTTTTACGCTGTCGAGGCAGCTGAAGCGATCGCCAAAGAGCAAGAAAAGAAACGTGCCGCAAGGATTCTACCTGGAGTCCATGTTGGTCGCTGGAATCCCGCGTTGAATGGTCCCGCAAGCGGACAGGTGTCTTCTGTGCTTGGTGCCGGCTTGGGGTTCGGCTACCGCGGTCTGGACGCTTTCTGGGACTGCTTGAGGAGTTCCTTCGAGGCTCTCCGATCGTCTGCGCAACGTGGGATCAACCTCCAAAGACAGCGATGCTCTCGTCGGTGCCTGCAAGTCAGTAATCATCGTCTGAATTTTTTAAGTTGAAAGACATTGGGTTACATATGGCTTGCATGAACTTAGAGTGCCGCGTCTTCCACAAATGGTAGACgtcttaatatttattaaatgagtTGGCGAGGAGATTTAAAGTGTTGGAAGGTATTAGATAATTGCAAATGTTAACCACCAAAcaaacagaaataaaaaatattctgcgtAGCCCaggttttatttaaaaattgattgttttgATTCGAGCAAGTGGCTGTAACATGGTCTGTAATATGGTCACTCAGAGTACCAATTTGTCACTTTGAATTGACACTAGATCGTGATTTAAACACACACTCTGAAGTCTCCGTATCGACTACTAAACACTGCAGTGTTCTAGTAAACGCGAAGGGCAATCATTCCTCTGTATACACTATACACTTACTTCAGCACATAGGAGCAAATAGAACGAATAATCTAGCGCAGAGTGTTTTTCAGCAACGCAACGAACTCGACAGCAGTTCTTCGTAAATCTAAAATTTTTGAGCGACGCTCTGGTAACGCGTTTCTTTGTCCGGTCCCTATGAAAGTGAATTTTTGTTTGGGAAAAGATGCGAAACGGTCAGAATCGTCACGCGATAGTGGACACCGGTCTGTTGAAGGTTGCTCTAACGAGGGCCTTGCACGCACCGCGGCGGGACACGGTAGTACACACGGTGTGCGTCAGCTGTCGGGAATACCCGTATGGGAACACTCACAGGTGGTTTCAGGCCGATGTTCGTTATGTGGTTCCTCAGGAGTTCCAACTGCTGGTTACACTTGTTGTTCTGTTCCCGCAGATGCTGGTTCTGCTGCTCCAACTCCCGCAGCTTATTGGTCACCCATTCCTTGATCCTGGCGGCTTTCGCCTCGACCTGCCTCGCGTCTTGGAGTCGCAGCTGCCTCTGCGAGCAATTACCTATCAGTCTTGCTGCGTACCTTATCTCTATGATACACTAACTCCGATAACACGTAGTCTACTCGCGGATTCCGTGGATCTCGTGAAATCAACGCGAAAGTAAACGGCGAGGAGACTCAAGTGACTGTCTGGTTTATACGGTGACTCATGTAACTGATCGTGTACTCTTACAACTGACAATAACAGTTCAAATTCGACCAGATTTGATCGAAGAGCTATATTAATGCCGGAAATAAGAGACGGAATTATTTATCTAGATTTACAAatgtgaattttatgcatttattacgacCATTTGGAAGAATTTAACACGTATacgaatatttttcattcaggattattgaaattgtagagATGCATCCATGAGGGATTATTCAGATTtctttctttgggtatatattttAAGAGCGGCTAAAAAATGTGAAGAATATTGTCAATCTAGTTTAGTCTCGTTGAAACGACTGAAAgacaaaattcatttttatgcaACTTCTCGGAATCGACacggacaattttgattttgcatgaaaatccgcagtctataaatgAGTTTTTgcgttaatattaatattaacatttcaaTTTCGATTCCATCAATTCACATTGATCGTGTTCATGGGGCTACTAGCTTCATCACTGAAACGTGATTCTTGCAAAATGATTCCACAAGGACACGACCTACACCCGGCAGCCTCAACTAGAACTAGAACTGTCTGCAGTACTTAGCGTTTAGGTTGACAAGCATGCGTCTCACCTGTTCCTCGACCTGTGTCTCTAGCTTCGATATGCAGGCGCAGTGGACGTCCTCGATCTTGTCATTCTGCGTACCGGAAGTTGACGGTAGCGAATGCGGTGGAGAACCAACTCCGGATGTGCTCAAGCAGTATTCACCCTTCACTAGCCGCTCCTCCATCATCCGTACCTGCAGCAAAAACAAACATCATCATCTCAGTGCAATCTACCAGACCTCTCTAACATTATCAACATAACCCATTGGAGTCGGACACATATTTCAAAGCGGCAACACTCTGGTACCAAGTGCTAAACAAGATAGGCACCtcgtggcagtcaacgtgttaataaaaACCAGAGAACAGCAACATACATACTGATCGGATCGAGTAACCTCTTTTCGGTTGAATGAAACATGTCGACGCCAATGCGTTAACACACCGCTCGAGTACCACAGGTCCTTGCAGATTTCAGTGAAAAATTGCGAGGTTCATTTTTCGTTTCTAACGAAGGATCTGCATACACTATCGAAGCTGTCGAACAGGAATAAGACACGACAGAAGATCGAAAGATAAATTTCGCTTTTGGACTGGCACTTTTCGGTCACTGAAGAACAGGATGGATCTCGTGGCACTCGAATGGGTTTAGGATTCTCTTAGCTGGGCTACCGTGAGACGATTTTGCGCGAGTCCCAGAGGCTTTCTAGGCTTCGCTGACGACTCGGTCATCGGATTTCCATGGCGCGGATCGCGAGAACCCgctctttctctcgttttctCAGGTAGCGGGTGAAAGACGCGTCATCGCGTTCCGGTTGGCGTCGAGACAGCGGATAAACACACGGCGGCTCGTTGCCcgtcgaaaaatacgcgaaagcgtgcagagagagagagaggagaggagagcgtGGCCTCGGCCACGGGGCACACGGTAACCCTCGtgttgcaacccctttttctctctctcgcgacgCGAACACACACGGGAGAGACGCTCGTGCTCGGGTGGCGGTGGTGCTCGTCTCTCGCAGCAGCTGTCGAAAAATCGATATCGTGTTTCACCGACGCAACACAGAAACGAGGCAGACACGGTGTTGTAATACACGTATAACCAACGAGCGTACGTAAGCGACGTGCACGCTGCCACAGCCACGTCCACTACCAAAAGGGGAGAGAGCGGTATCGAGAAAATCAATACGCGCACAGGGAAATCCTATGGCCGAGTGTTTTCCTCCCGACCCCTGGCCTGCATGTGCTCTCTCGCCGCGAGTTATATCGATCACCCGCTCTCGCGTACCAGCTCGTTTTCACGTTCATTGCCGTTCTTTCCCACGGGCTCTCTCGCAATAACCCCTCTTCttcgtcgcgacgcgacgcgatgctatcctctctctttctctctctctctctctctctctctctctctctctctctctctctctctctctctctcctctctctctatatttGCTCGCTCACTGTTTCATTGGGTTTCCGGGTATTTAAAGGAGAGACCGTCGTTGGGAAGGGTTAGAGCTCGGGGGTTCAGGATGACGCTTGTGTTGGCTTCGGTGCTCTAACTTTGAAGCTGCTAGAGGCTTTGTGGACCAATGCCTCGGTTCTAGCTGTAGAAAGTGTgtatcccccccccccataaCGCGGAGCAAAAATTGCGATTCGTATAAAAATGAATTGGAGGGTTGACTGTGTATTCGAGAGGAAAGAAGTTTGACGTGTTGAAGGTAGTGAGCGGTAGCTTTGGCGGTAGCTTTGATGGAAGGTTGTGATCATGGTTCTAAAGAGGCGCTTGATTGTCTTCTTTCTTGTCTGTTATTAGAGGGAGGAATGAAGAGATTATAGTTCCAAAGAGACACTCAATCGTCCTTTTTCAGCATTAAGAACGATAGAGCATGTGGGACGATTGTCTGTCGGTGAAGAAAATGTAGTAAGCTAGTTTCATCAAGGGTAGAGCATTGTAATTATTGTTCCAAGAAGAATCAGGCTTATCCTCTTTCAGAATAGAGTATCTGGAACGATTGTCTGTTGCCAAAGAAAATGTCCTAGCTAGATGGTAAACTTCGTAGCTGGGTTCATCGAGGGTGGAACAATGTGGCTATTGTTCCAAGAACAAACAGGCTTATCCTCTTTCAGAATAGAGAACGTGGAACGATTGCCTGTTGTCGAAGGTAGCGGCGGAGAGCTTTACCACTAGTTTCATCGAGGAACGATACGATTATGGTTCGAAGAAGAAACTTGCTTGATCTCCTTCAGGATAAAAACGACCGACATGGAACGAATAGGAACGACGTGGAACGATAAGGAACGATTGTTTACGATTCGAGCAAACATCTTCATGGAACATGAAACAATTGGAAACAGCTGCACAACAGTCGACAAAATATTTCCTTTTGCTGATACGATTATGATCATCATTCAAAAGTGAAAACGTGCACGATCGACTTTGGTGTTTCTAGCCATCGGAAAAACTGCTTGACCGTACAACATCGCTGCTCAGATTGGAACCATACGCTAACGTTGCTAATTGTAAGCCACCAAAATAGATTTCCCAAAAGCAACTGTGATTCACAAGTGAGAGTCCCGTGAACGTCAGCCTTGGGAGTCTCGGCCCACTACTCAGGCTTCGTTAATTAACGAACTAGTCAGCACGTCCCCCACTCGAAGACGAGGCTCGTCGATCGGACACTAACTCCATGTTCCTAAATTTGCTGAACATT is part of the Lasioglossum baleicum chromosome 6, iyLasBale1, whole genome shotgun sequence genome and harbors:
- the LOC143209402 gene encoding uncharacterized protein CG43867 isoform X10, producing MRSQSPRDGRDASSLSRFNVIPRGGAKEEVEEVVEEVVEEAEDEEEEEEEEEEVVTRGTVYGVVERCTEGSPRAASTTEEDRRRQPARRVRMEEVRGSPARRLSQILDPIARLATDFGSSSAPCSPRLGVRGHEASGTMVQAGPASDSGGRRPSEAGRGLPSGAESPRLWPRQFRQAPAPPPRPRHANNSSSTGAGSQHGHQAPSGGHQVASSSSLQLPVHTRDSPYVNVPNLLFQKENKAFSDAARSAGYVELRETKPPKCSPYDFTSEPSGHVEYADKRTFIAQTDFDGSSVAGYDKEHVLGLARARSNFDPGPSVQRTTQQHYDRAYSFSGRQPECPPNPARVFAENRLFLEQQRSTAAASSDAKKEKLESRPAYGSSKSFDGYSTAVEDLNWQERCLELQLELHRSRSQASRVRDMLREKVSSGGISESLTILSELEQRVLEAEGRADVAEDKVRMMEERLVKGEYCLSTSGVGSPPHSLPSTSGTQNDKIEDVHCACISKLETQVEEQRQLRLQDARQVEAKAARIKEWVTNKLRELEQQNQHLREQNNKCNQQLELLRNHITNIGLKPPAPTRASLSLEVDPTLRRRSESLEGTPQAVPESVQTAVAEPQAGTKHRRHLSACGTIQRGIPATNMDSSLLSEELAAAVENLVMLPNIPGVSETSRDSGSSEAVHDYAEIYTPSREGMNWTQSAQGPRPPTPPLHRFPSWEAKIYQVADGGLGIGPPTNEESAPSTMTNTTSSSKHSQATGHNLTAHNSQGYCDISVPVYATVKGRASQIRSMPFGDSSDDSSDGEDHPNQTETNTRITNSSSDNTDSSLGSGSSPSKSVKTTSSLSPAKRSSSGSPSKSVKRDTSLESGLSEDYAIPPDALSSTSLESSMPSLLMRVSGESPKRQESLEKTGHLAKLGGKLKTWRKRWFVLKNGVLTYWKSQNDVNRKPQGQIVLDEVCRINRAEGAATFEIATGKKTYYLTADCIATMEDWIRVLQNVQRRNATKLLLSKEDNKPTIQGWLTKVKNGHAKKCWCVLIGKMFLYFKCPNDTNPIGQINMRDARVEEVEHVSDSDSEERDAECPHERTIGIFPTHQGPTYLLMPHKQDKDNWLYHLTVVSGGGPSAGTQYEQLVQRLMETDGDPSCVLWRHPLLLHTKENITSPLTSLTSEALQSEAIKLFKACQLFMSVAVEQAGIDYHVVLAQNALQQCLDQPELQSEFICALVKQTSRHTQHRLGVQVKKAARLVSLGTARVQLLLCATQSLFTCDTQSPAANGSGENADAQSTASTSHSPPLTQGHSTSTILDCKTNPAQYVLIQGWQLLALAVSLFLPRNNRLLWYLKLHLQRNADTKTECGKYAAYCERALERTLQNGGREVKPSRMEVLSILMKNPYHHSLPHSIPVHFLNGTYQVVGFDGSTTIEEFLNTLNQEIGCRDVHQSGFTLFSDDPIEKDLEHFIDLQAKLCDIISKWETALREKGSGKFENTRLVQLTYKSRCYWRQAAKMETDRERLLLCYQVNQQVVQGKFPVNRELAFELASLMAQIDFGEYNNDKARGSGPGSNPHHLVLQALDKFYPVRYRTNITADQLRELQERLQEKWVGLKGRSVLDCVRIYLTCTRKWPFFGATLYQAKLKQAEPMTVWIAVSEDSVTLLELQTMAVMCRYNYANIVTFGGCLDDFMLVACPDEGAAEQKLLFALSKPKILEITLLIADYMNALGHALPGTPQMNTLTRNGSHRSIKSTLRPTTVILESGSSCLPTQPDILKSTPDHQRP